One region of Dysidea avara chromosome 1, odDysAvar1.4, whole genome shotgun sequence genomic DNA includes:
- the LOC136262380 gene encoding kelch-like protein 15, which produces MGQGFLKRLIEWSKTKISKTSPPYMQKQVNTKNNLKLTWQKCTDVPGKLWATSAAELNGKVYITARSSEGAYCDPFGYNHHEDCWFSLPELPVIRFSLAAAPNRKHLLSIGGVDDNGKVTNKVFLWDENYKEWLTPYPDMPTARCYSSCISHGSSVIVAGGLTGWNPLARTRSVEILHISETDSHWSIVEQLPHVTQEAIPIIVNDNLYIAGGFDEDHESTCNVVTASLSQLLRSNDSNINCGQVWKKLPDMPYSSLSINHYQGQLITFTGDRLVEHTDEDKPAWSLVPLIYIYNPDTKSWDSIGESPLGYLIGYSVHLEENKIFFVGGLTGTHISGKEDDIVTTCMLLTFAPQL; this is translated from the exons ATGGGACAAGGCTTCCTTAAGCGGCTTATTGAGTGGAGTAAAACGAAAATAAGCAAAACATCTCCACCATACATGCAGAAACAG GTCAATACTAAAAACAACCTCAAATTAACATGGCAGAAATGCACTGACGTCCCTGGGAAACTATGGGCTACATCTGCTGCTGAACTCAATGGGAAAGTGTATATTACAGCGAGAAGTTCTGAAGGCGCATATTGTGATCCATTTGGATATAACCACCATGAAGACTGCTGGTTCTCTCTACCAGAACTGCCTGTTATACGATTTAGTCTTGCAGCTGCTCCTAACAGGAAACATCTATTGAGTATTGGAGGAGTTGATGACAATGGTAAGGTAACCAATAAAGTATTCTTATGGGATGAGAACTATAAAGAGTGGCTCACTCCATATCCTGACATGCCAACTGCACGATGTTATTCCTCTTGCATTTCCCATGGATCATCAGTAATAGTAGCTGGTGGATTAACAGGTTGGAATCCTCTGGCTAGGACAAGATCAGTAGAAATTCTTCATATCAGTGAAACTGACTCACACTGGAGTATAGTTGAACAATTACCACATGTTACACAAGAAGCAATCCCTATAATTGTTAATGATAACTTGTACATTGCTGGAGGGTTTGATGAAGATCATGAGAGTACATGTAATGTAGTGACTGCATCTCTATCACAACTACTACGGAGTAATGACAGCAACATTAACTGTGGTCAAGTCTGGAAGAAGCTACCTGACATGCCTTACTCCTCATTATCCATCAACCACTATCAAGGTCAACTTATCACCTTTACTGGAGACCGTTTGGTTGAACATACAGATGAAGACAAGCCAGCATGGAGTTTGGTTCCACTGATCTACATCTACAATCCTGATACCAAGTCCTGGGACAGCATTGGAGAAAGTCCCCTTGGATACCTTATTGGATATTCTGTACATTTGGAGgaaaataaaattttctttgtaggAGGCCTGACTGGCACACATATATCTGGTAAAGAAGACGATATAGTAACAACCTGTATGTTATTAACATTTGCACCACAGCTTTAG
- the LOC136246068 gene encoding uncharacterized protein, translating into MAARDTVLGVPSSLQRWVIDNVQLGKQIGKGANGRILEAKWEGTEVAVKQIHSIFINEVSEPEFQIFKQSFLRECEQCSRLHHPNIVRIFGIYLPPGARVHSLVMERLHCSLTHLLEQTAVIPIEKKLKILYDVSLGVRYLHSRTPPIIHRDLSSNNVLLSKALEAKIGDLGTIRLVDPIKQSKLTMAPGTIHFMPPEALIANPQGVRYGRELDVFSFGCVMLHTLSNQWPTPSEPVVTDPVTFEMKARSEIERRRSYFDGIDRITFPRTGHQ; encoded by the exons ATGGCTGCCCGTGATACAGTGCTTGGTGTGCCGTCTTCTTTACAACGCTGGGTTATTGATAATGTTCAACTTGGCAAACAAATCGGAAAAGGAGCAAATGGCAGGATCCTAGAAGCCAAATGGGAAGGAACTGAAGTGGCCGTTAAACAAATTCACTCCATTTTTATTAACGAAGTAAGCGAGCCAGAGTTTCAGATATTCAAGCAAAGCTTCCTAAGAGAATGTGAGCAATGTAGTCGACTGCATCATCCCAATATAGTTCGTATTTTTGGTATTTACCTTCCTCCTGGCGCCAGAGTACATAGTTTGGTCATGGAGCGACTTCACTGTAGTCTAACTCATCTATTAGAACAAACTGCAGTCATTCCGATAGAAAAAAAGTTGAAAATCCTTTATGATGTGTCGTTAGGTGTTAGGTATCTTCACTCTCGCACTCCACCTATCATTCACCGCGATTTGTCGAGTAATAATGTTTTGCTTTCAAAAGCACTAGAAGCGAAAATTGGTGATCTCGGCACGATTCGTCTGGTAGAcccaataaaacagtcaaaattgACCATGGCACCTGGTACAATACATTTCATGCCTCCTGAGGCATTAATCGCTAATCCACAAGGTGTTCGGTACGGAAGGGAGCTAGATGTGTTCTCATTTGGTTGTGTGATGCTCCACACGTTATCCAATCAGTGGCCTACACCTTCAGAACCTGTAGTCACTGATCCTGTCACGTTTGAAATGAAAGCTCGATCTGAGATTGAAAGGCGCAGAAGCTACTTTGATGGAATAGACAGAA TAACCTTCCCAAGAACAGGACATCAATAG
- the LOC136241819 gene encoding uncharacterized protein, producing the protein MVSKIIEVSRDETEGDPVIDQLFEDFGIELMEEDLGVQTIVAICCIYRLVPDPRIRVDLSKVVTFVDDGSTEDVVKQLPMAQPCIVVKRDEENKLQSALVVERSILCVVPPELAAIHLLGAFYIFYMHYTEGCSNFYAALESILLGCNKPSRKTRLAAFLGRLGYSNEE; encoded by the exons ATGGTCTCAAAAATCATTGAAGTTTCCAGAGACGAAACCGAAGGTGACCCTGTCATTGACCAATTGTTTGAAGACTTTGGCATTGAGCTAATGG AAGAAgatttgggagtgcaaaccATCGTTGCCATATGCTGTATTTACCGCTTAGTACCTGATCCAAGGATAAGGGTAGACCTGTCAAAAGTTGTTACCTTTGTTGAT GATGGAAGCACAGAAGATGTGGTAAAACAGTTGCCCATGGCACAACCATGTATTGTTGTAAAGAGGGACGAGGAGAACAAACTACAATCTGCTCTTGTGGTTGAGAGATCAATTCTTTGTGTGGTGCCACCAGAGCTGGCTGCCATCCATCTATTGGGTGCATTTTATATATTTTATATGCACTACACAGAGGGCTGCAGCAACTTCTACGCAGCCCTTGAATCCATTCTCCTTGGCTGCAATAAGCCAAGTAGAAAGACTCGTTTGGCTGCTTTTCTGGGGAGACTTGGCTACTCCAATGAAGAATGA